In the Acropora muricata isolate sample 2 chromosome 1, ASM3666990v1, whole genome shotgun sequence genome, one interval contains:
- the LOC136921183 gene encoding melanocortin receptor 4-like, whose amino-acid sequence MMNVSEHGNFATLGQILWVIDRTPSFVLIFSLNIFLAFTATLGNTLILIALHKVSSLHPPTKFLLSCLAITDFCVGVIGEPLFAASLMEVSSGNWHIFDLTLSCFNFFCGFSLTTATAISVDRLLALLLGLRYRHTVTLRRVRCLVVCLFLALIVNGFLYSLVSRDFANSAAFVVIIISLFFSVFCHVKIFVKLRQHQAQVRHHVGHEQINGGGIPLNIERYKRIVSTIVWVQLALLFCYCPIFIFLILIRASEYWRGTLFYACASTVVFFNSTLNPILFCWKIREVRQAVKTTVKQICCFSS is encoded by the coding sequence ATGATGAACGTTTCTGAACATGGAAACTTCGCAACTTTAGGTCAAATTCTCTGGGTAATTGATCGAACACCATCCTTTGtactgattttttctttgaacatttttcttgctttcaccgcaacactcggcaacactctgatcctcattgcgcttcacaaagtgtcgtcgCTTCATCCgccaacaaaatttttgctcagCTGCCTGGCTATTactgatttttgtgttggcgttaTTGGTGAGCCGCTTTTTGCTGCCTCTTTGATGGAAGTCTCAAGTGGAAACTGGCATATTTTTGACTTGACTTTGAGTTGCTTTAACTTCTTCTGTGGATTTTCTCTCACAACAGCTACTGCCattagcgtggacaggcttctcgcgctgttattgggattgagatacagacacacagtaactttaagacgagttcgttgccttgttGTCTGCTTGTTTCTAGCCttaattgtaaatggtttcTTATATTCGCTGGTTTCTCGTGACTTTGCCAACAGCGCAGCATTTGTTGTGATTATAATATCCTTGTTCTTTTCGGTCTTCTGTCACGTCAAAATCTTCGTCAAACTgcgacagcatcaagcccaagtACGACATCATGTTGGCCATGAACAAATAAACGGCGGAGGTATTCCACTAAACATTGAGCGATACAAAAGGATTGTTTCAACCATAGTCTGGGTGCAGTTAGCATTATTGTTTTGCTATTGCccaatattcatttttttgataCTGATAAGGGCGTCTGAGTACTGGAGAGGAACACTTTTTTACGCATGTGCATCAACAGTCGTCTTTTTCAATTCCACCCTAAACCCGATtcttttttgttggaaaatacgtgaGGTCAGGCAAGCGGTAAAGACCACAGTGAAACAGatttgttgtttctcaagttaa
- the LOC136925704 gene encoding trace amine-associated receptor 1-like, which yields METSELQVNFHWVIDQTPFFVFIFSLNVFLAFTATLGNTLILVALHKVSSIHPPTKFLLRCLAMTDFCVGVIVQPLFAAFLMQVERGKCFILHMTLTTLNFTFCGFSLATATVMSVDRLLALLLGLRYRHTVTLRRVRCLVVCFLLGNIATGFTYSLCSQDFANSAGFVVIISSLFLSVFCHAKIFFKLRQHQAQVRHQHVGHEQANGGGIPMNIDRYKKTVCTIAWVQLALVFCYFPMFIFLILSTVVHWYKVGSIFNVSALTVVYFNCTLNPILYCWKMREVREAVKTTLQQVPCFSS from the coding sequence ATGGAAACCTCTGAACTTCAGGTCAATTTTCACTGGGTGATTGATCAAACACCattctttgtattcattttttctttaaatgtttttcttgctttcactGCAACACTCGGCAACACTCTGATCCTCGTTGCacttcacaaagtgtcgtcgattcatcctccgacaaaatttttgctccgctgccttgctatgactgatttttgtgttggcgttaTTGTTCAGCCtctttttgctgcttttttgaTGCAAGTCGAAAGGGGCAAATGTTTTATTCTTCACATGACGTTGACTACTCTGAACTTCACCTTCTGTGGATTTTCCCTTGCAACAGCTACTGTCATGagcgtggacaggcttctcgcgctgttactgggattgagatacagacatacagtaactttaagacgagttcgttgTCTTGTTGTCTGCTTCCTGCTTGGCAATATTGCAACTGGTTTTACATATTCCTTGTGTTCTCAAGACTTTGCCAACAGCGCAGGATTTGTTGTGATTATAAGTTCATTGTTCCTGTCGGTCTTCTGTCACGCCAAAATCTTCTTCAAACTAcgacagcatcaagcccaagtACGACATCAACATGTTGGACATGAACAAGCAAACGGCGGAGGAATTCCAATGAACATTGACCGATACAAAAAGACTGTTTGCACCATAGCCTGGGTACAGTTAGCATTGGTGTTTTGCTATTTCccaatgttcatttttttgatACTCTCAACCGTGGTTCATTGGTACAAAGTGGGATCAATTTTTAACGTATCTGCATTAACAGTCGTCTATTTCAATTGCACTCTAAACCCGATCCTCTATTGTTGGAAAATGCGTGAAGTCAGAGAGGCTGTAAAGACCACATTGCAACAGGTTCCttgtttctcaagttaa
- the LOC136928608 gene encoding melanocyte-stimulating hormone receptor-like — METFKPKTDFLWVIDHRPFFVFIFSFNVFLAFTATLSNTLILIALHKVSSIHPPTKFLLRCLAMSDFCVGVIAQPLFAAFLMGIASRNWRILEFALSFFNFFFCGFSLTTAAAISVDRLLALLMGLRYRHTVTLRRVRCLVVCLLLVVIATSFVYSLSSRGIANSAGFVVVITSLFLSVFCYSKIFLKLRQHQAQVRRQHVGQEQARQANGGGIPMNIERYKKIVCTIAWVQLVLALCYFPMFIFFGLAMATNWYRKGSIFYVCASAVVYFNSTLNPMLFCWKIREVRQAVKTTVKQIRCFSS; from the coding sequence ATGGAAACTTTTAAACCTAAGACGGATTTTCTCTGGGTTATTGATCATAGACCattttttgtattcattttttcgttcaacgtttttcttgcttttaccgCAACACTCAGCAAcactctgatcctcattgcgcttcataaagtgtcgtcgattcatcctccgacaaaatttttgctccgctgCCTTGCTATGAGTGATTTTTGCGTTGGCGTTATTGCTCAGCCGCTTTTTGCTGCCTTTTTGATGGGAATCGCAAGTCGAAACTGGCGTATTCTTGAGTTCGCTTTGAGTTtctttaacttcttcttctgtggATTTTCTCTCACAACAGCTGCTGCCattagcgtggacaggcttctcgcgctgttaatgggattgagatacagacacacagtcactttaagacgagttcgttgccttgttGTCTGCCTCTTGTTGGTCGTAATTGCAACGAGTTTTGTGTATTCCTTGTCTTCTCGGGGCATTGCCAACAGTGCGGGATTTGTTGTGGTCATAACCTCCTTGTTCCTTTCGGTCTTCTGTTACTCcaaaatctttctcaaactgcgacagcatcaagcccaagtACGACGACAACATGTTGGCCAAGAACAAGCACGACAAGCAAACGGTGGAGGCATTCCAATGAACATTGAGCGATACAAAAAGATTGTTTGCACCATAGCCTGGGTGCAGTTAGTATTGGCCTTGTGCTATTTTccaatgttcattttttttggacTGGCAATGGCAACTAATTGGTACAGGaaaggatcaattttttacGTATGTGCATCAGCAGTTGTCTATTTCAATTCCACCCTAAACCCGAtgcttttttgttggaaaatacgtgaagtcagaCAAGCGGTAAAGACCACGGTGAAACAGAttcgttgtttctcaagttaa
- the LOC136925710 gene encoding uncharacterized protein, which yields MEDSGESDVFSERDEWSVSFDSYDEIEFEDFDSFALDKNADKSDDEEGPYSQEPLANDQWLQEYQQERRIIEARERELQNRMDRVVEQDSWCKCGNCHLDLLQNANECQCCQGIDGCKESLNSELVLCEVNSNPNCVILHPGFYPVCLNRWSLRSAAAKYRAQDGTKYRQTGTETEFLRATAYREFTQLVHGYLGARRIPLPACAYHAIRKEFSIESEHFNGYEHDDE from the exons ATGGAAGACTCAGGTGAGAGCGATGTATTTTCTGAAAGGGACGAGTGGAGCGTTTCGTTTGACTCTTACGATGAAATAGAGTTTGAAGATTTTGATTCGTTCGCTCTCGATAAAAATGCCGATAAAAGCGACGACGAAGAAGGCCCGTATTCACAAGAGCCTTTAGCAAATGATCAATGGCTTCAAGAATATCAACAGGAAAGACGGATCATTGAAGCAAGGGAGCGAGAGTTACAAAACCGGATGGACAGAGTCGTGGAACAAGACTCATG gtgcAAATGTGGTAACTGCCATCTTGATTTGTTACAAAATGCCAATGAGTGTCAGTGTTGTCAAGGAATCGATGGATGCAAGGAATCCCTCAACAGCGAGTTAGTTCTTTGTGAAGTGAACTCTAATCCAAATTGCGTCATCCTTCATCCAGGGTTTTACCCAGTGTGTCTGAACAGGTGGTCTTTACGTTCTGCTGCCGCCAAATACAGGGCTCAAGATGGGACAAAGTACAGGCAGACGGGCACAGAAACTGA GTTTCTACGTGCAACAGCCTACAGGGAATTTACACAGTTGGTTCATGGATATCTGGGAGCCAGAAGAATACCATTACCTGCCTGTGCTTATCA
- the LOC136915688 gene encoding uncharacterized protein: MSKQELNACLKCFYTSARKKDGTYYKSSSTKSIRAAIDRFLRFPPNNKPFSIISDPAFTEANKVLDAFVKDLRKTGKIAGVVHKRAISKEQLKKLFESGELGPAGSLNPAQLQRTAWFYLGLFFGRRGRENQRQLTPAMLSLRKTPQGVEYYELNRSQPGSLPATKNHQGGLADAEDESDAKIFSVPGSERCPVKTLKNYLSHLNPTSNALFQRPRDGQSKKFNPTHDKIWFCSVPLGITTLDNMMKEMSKRAGIEPHLTKHCLRATSVTVLSDHNCETRHIKSITGHKSDQAVESYNERPSIEQQQKMSLVLSDFIGNASSGGVTLVQGKENAVQQQCRPIPDEIPHQESSKAVLVENNFSTSSTCVSQQSDQRSFPQHFYNCSVTVHNYYSSR, translated from the coding sequence ATGTCAAAACAAGAGTTGAATGCTTGTTTGAAGTGCTTTTACACGTCTGCTAGAAAGAAAGATGGCACGTATTACAAAAGTTCATCCACAAAATCCATTAGAGCCGCCATTGATCGTTTCCTTCGCTTTCCGCCAAACAACAAGCCATTTTCCATCATCTCAGACCCCGCTTTTACTGAGGCAAATAAAGTTTTAGACGCTTTCGTGAAAGACCTAAGGAAAACGGGAAAAATAGCTGGCGTTGTCCACAAAAGAGCAATCTCGAAAGAGCAGCtgaagaaattatttgaaagcGGTGAACTCGGACCGGCCGGCAGCTTGAATCCTGCCCAGTTACAGAGAACGGCTTGGTTCTACCTCGGCCTCTTTTTTGGAAGACGTGGACGTGAAAACCAGCGACAGTTGACACCGGCAATGCTTTCTCTGCGAAAAACTCCACAGGGCGTTGAATACTATGAGCTGAACAGAAGTCAGCCTGGTTCCTTGCCGGCTACAAAAAATCACCAGGGCGGCCTCGCAGATGCTGAAGATGAATCGGAtgcgaagattttttctgtCCCGGGATCTGAACGATGTCCAGTAAAAACGCTCAAGAACTACCTGAGCCATCTCAATCCAACGTCAAATGCTCTGTTTCAGAGACCAAGAGATGGTCAAAGCAAGAAGTTCAATCCCACGCACGACAAAATCTGGTTTTGCAGCGTACCTCTTGGCATAACTACGCTCGACAACATGATGAAGGAGATGTCAAAGCGAGCAGGCATAGAACCGCATCTCACAAAGCACTGCCTCAGAGCCACATCTGTTACAGTGCTCTCCGACCATAATTGCGAGACGAGGCACATCAAGTCCATAACGGGACACAAGTCCGACCAGGCAGTTGAGTCCTACAACGAGCGGCCTTCGATAGAACAACAACAGAAGATGTCACTTGTTCTCAGTGATTTCATTGGAAATGCGTCTTCTGGTGGTGTAACTTTAGTGCAGGGGAAAGAAAACGCAGTCCAACAGCAGTGCAGACCAATCCCTGACGAAATTCCACATCAAGAGTCCAGTAAAGCAGTTCTTgtcgaaaataatttttcaacaaGTTCAACATGCGTTTCACAGCAGAGTGATCAGAGAAGCTTTCCCCAGCATTTTTACAACTGTAGTGTAACTGTTCACAATTATTACTCGTCCCGATGA
- the LOC136915697 gene encoding melanocyte-stimulating hormone receptor-like yields the protein MESCQGQTGVKVPSHNYFIKLTSSTFRRHLAFSQDGDEFFYTGIKTMMNISEHGHFSTSGQLHWVIDQRPFFVFMFCLNIFLAFTATLGNTLILIALHKVSSIHPPTKFLLRCLAMSDFCVGVIAQPLFVAFLLEIASGKWHILFFTFSTLSFTLCGSSLITATAISVDRLLALLLGLRYRHTVTLRRVRCLVVCFLLLSTVNAFIYALFSRDFAKSVGFVVIITSLFLSVFSHAKIFLKLRQHQAQVRQHVGHEQANGGRIPLNIERYKKTVCTIAWVQLGLVFCYFPLFISLILATASYYRIGSIFHVCTTTVVYFNSTLNPILFCWKIREVRQVVKTTVLQIRCFST from the coding sequence ATGGAATCGTGCCAAGGCCAGACAGGTGTAAAAGTTCCTTCacacaattattttattaagtTAACATCGTCCACCTTTAGGCGCCACTTAGCATTTtctcaagacggcgacgagttCTTCTACACGGGCATCAAAACCATGATGAACATTTCTGAACACGGACACTTCTCAACTTCAGGTCAACTTCACTGGGTGATTGATCAAAGACCATTCTTTGTattcatgttttgtttgaacatttttcttgctttcaccgcaacactcggcaacactctgatcctcattgcgcttcacaaagtgtcgtcgattcatcctccaacaaaatttttgctccgctgCCTTGCTATGagtgatttttgtgttggcgttaTTGCTCAGCcgctttttgttgcttttttgcTGGAAATCGCAAGTGGCAAATGGCATATTCTTTTCTTCACTTTCTCTACTTTGAGCTTCACCTTGTGTGGATCTTCTCTCATAACAGCTACTGCAattagcgtggacaggcttctggcgctgttactgggattgagatacagacacacagtaactttaagacgagttcgttgccttgttGTCTGCTTTTTGCTACTTTCAACCGTAAATGCTTTTATATACGCCTTGTTTTCTCGGGACTTTGCCAAGAGCGTAGGATTTGTTGTTATCATAACTTCCCTGTTCCTCTCGGTCTTCTCTCACGCCAAAATCTTCCTCAAACTgcgacagcatcaagcccaagtACGGCAACATGTTGGACATGAACAAGCAAACGGCGGAAGAATTCCATTGAACATTGAGCGATACAAAAAGACTGTTTGCACCATAGCCTGGGTGCAGTTAGGATTGGTGTTTTGCTATTTCCCAttattcatttctttgataCTGGCAACGGCATCTTATTACAGGAtaggatcaatttttcacgtATGTACAACAACAGTcgtctatttcaattccaccctaaacccgatccttttttgttggaaaatacgtgaagtcagaCAAGTAGTGAAGACCACAGTGTTACAGATTCGttgtttttcaacttaa